One part of the Mya arenaria isolate MELC-2E11 chromosome 3, ASM2691426v1 genome encodes these proteins:
- the LOC128227021 gene encoding uncharacterized protein LOC128227021, whose amino-acid sequence METQVEAISSDLKQIQTTSKFVLKRLNQLRDSGHGCNCKEKLQEAQTEIRTVSTRVDELQSHHTSLVDTQNDLQKQINEMRARMEEMQQTLLAVQTDDSKLQKKSGQTDNRTDTVSEKHVTSAFTCAAEHSEPLHMEVENSEKSPKTELNIKTVKINTKTKTDSATAQTSGATWKKETKSAENPVLKHKHTQSARLSTGDKMVSRPNFPSKPVPSAKETTEDTKQGAEGLQVEVVRQTRKDFMLLGEQGWRSVTQTALDEAQSTMKDLEGVNAVICLDISESMATGNAWAQARTFVCDYLAGLAECRREYASRGLEVQNVALVTFGHETRIQTLFTSEYNNVRNILDNLKLGGPSPLFGGLLYAMAAAWSPRQQQMIISGVVVNTKIILVTDGRPTELLLTGGPDIPPYDMDTTRTAILNVMQTFSRKDNEMIFIPVGDCDREFIELMSTVAEGKVKDVNYGRRLARRLHLCHLTPVDPLGLASGLLSDLLPQDPSLSEEDKEDIKEIQEDSKRHFMKVISSGSLSGLQDKYRDTDSKTLPAVGTRVRRGPDWKWKQQDSDGPGTVIGHSHNDGQVWVEWDADEHTNVYRYGNGDFDLLIVDEPRVPPHGRKVAVGCLVKPGKDGSSTGKKSWDSGVVVKMSPPTALVRWDDGKRGDYSYGEDGKYEIEFCKSGKSASVGYRLGSTPVASGQATNFPVGGDQTNSTATPLKNKNKNKNANVNI is encoded by the exons atgGAGACACAG GTTGAAGCGATAAGTTCAGACCTGAAGCAGATTCAGACGACCAGCAAGTTTGTGCTAAAGAGACTCAACCAGCTGCGAGACTCCGGCCATGGATGTAACTG CAAAGAAAAACTTCAAGAAGCACAGACtg AAATCAGAACCGTATCAACACGAGTAGACGAACTCCAGAGTCACCATACCAGTCTCGTAGACACCCAGAATGACCTTCAAAAACAGATCAACGAGATGAGAGCCCGGATGGAGGAGATGCAGCAAACATTGCTTGCCGTACAGACGGACGATTCCAAACTTCAGAAGAAGTCAGGACAGACGGACAATAGAACGGACACTGTATCGGAAAAGCATGTTACAAGCGCCTTTACATGCGCCGCCGAACATTCGGAGCCATTACACATGGAGGTTGAAAACTCCGAAAAAAGCCCTAAGACAGAACTGAATATAAAGACAgtgaaaataaacactaaaaccAAAACTGACTCTGCAACAGCACAAACTTCGGGGGCTACTTGGAAGAAAGAAACGAAGTCAGCTGAAAACCCTGTTttgaaacacaaacacacacaatcTGCTAGGCTAAG TACTGGTGACAAAATGGTCAGTCGCCCAAATTTCCCCTCGAAACCAGTCCCGTCAGCAAAGGAGACCACTGAGGATACAAAACAGGGAGCGGAAGGATTGCAAG TGGAGGTAGTCCGTCAGACTCGGAAGGATTTCATGCTTTTGGGAGAGCAGGGTTGGAGATCCGTTACACAGACAGCATTGGATGAAG CGCAGTCGACGATGAAAGATCTGGAGGGTGTGAACGCCGTCATCTGCCTCGACATATCTGAGAGCATGGCCACCGGAAACGCCTGGGCGCAGGCACGAACATTCGTCTGCGACTACCTAGCAG GACTGGCGGAGTGCAGACGGGAGTACGCGTCACGTGGACTAGAGGTTCAGAACGTTGCCCTGGTAACCTTCGGCCACGAGACCAGGATTCAGACTCTCTTCACCAGCGAGTACAACAACGTCAGAAATATCCTTG ATAACCTGAAACTTGGCGGACCTAGCCCTCTGTTTGGCGGACTCTTGTATGCCATGGCAGCAGCATGGTCACCTAGAC AACAACAGATGATAATAAGCGGTGTCGTAGTGAACACGAAGATTATTCTGGTGACGGACGGCCGGCCGACGGAGCTGTTGCTCACCGGCGGACCGGATATTCCACCATACGACATGGACACG ACGAGGACAGCCATTTTGAATGTGATGCAGACGTTCAGCCGGAAGGACAATGAGATGATCTTTATTCCCGTGGGAGATTGTGACAGG GAGTTCATTGAACTGATGAGCACTGTGGCTGAGGGAAAAGTCAAGGACGTCAATTATGGTCGACGTCTCGCTCGACGTCTCCATCTCTGT CACCTAACGCCCGTGGATCCGCTTGGTCTGGCCTCTGGGCTGCTGTCGGATCTGCTACCACAAGACCCCTCCCTCTCCGAGGAAGACAAG GAGGACATAAAGGAGATACAAGAGGACTCTAAACGTCATTTCATGAAGGTCATCAGCTCTGGGAGCCTGTCTGGGTTGCAGGACAAGTATAGGGACACAGACAGCAAAACACTTCCGGCGGTGGGGACGCGCGTGCGTCGAGGACCAGACTGGAAATGGAAACAACAGGACAGCGATGGACCGGGAACCGTAATAGGACATTCTCATAATG ACGGGCAGGTATGGGTTGAGTGGGACGCGGATGAACACACGAATGTATATCGCTACGGTAATGGAGACTTTGACCTACTTATTGTGGACGAGCCTCGCGTTCCTCCGCATGGGAGGAAGGTCGCGGTCGGCTGCCTCGTCAAACCTG GCAAAGACGGGAGTTCAACTGGCAAAAAATCGTGGGACAGCGGCGTTGTTGTCAAAATGAGTCCACCTACAGCACTG GTTCGATGGGATGACGGTAAGAGAGGGGACTACAGCTATGGCGAGGACGGGAAATACGAAATTGAATTCTG CAAAAGCGGTAAAAGCGCGTCTGTGGGATACAGGCTGGGCTCAACCCCTGTAGCCAGTGGTCAGGCGACCAATTTTCCCGTCGGTGGGGACCAAACAAACTCTACCGCAACGCCGttgaaaaataagaacaaaaacaaaaatgccaaTGTGAACATATAG